Within Brienomyrus brachyistius isolate T26 chromosome 20, BBRACH_0.4, whole genome shotgun sequence, the genomic segment tttttgtttctttaggAAACCGGTGCTATTAATACGTAATTTCTAGGAAACCATCAATACAGAACCAAAAAAGAGACCCGGCAAATCTACATGCCCtcatattcagttttttttaagcGTACAGTTGGAAGTGTTGCAAACCCTGTGAAAATACTACACAGTGATTTCTGTTTGCAAATGATTTTGGGTAAGCAGTGATACTGGTTGTCATATAATGATTTGTCATATAACATTTCGAGACATTGGAATATGACATATTTTGTTTCGAAACTGCTGAATATGACACCCTCAAAGTGTGTTGTAGATATGAATAGTTTTACAGTAGTCAACTTCCAACAACTATAAGTAATGTATAAATGCTTAAATGTGTACATTAGTTTTGTACCTCACTTTGTTAAATTCAGACTCTTGCGTTTGTTGTTACTTATGCTAGTGGTTAAGCTGATAGTCATTGAAGTTAGGAATGCTCTGTATGTTTATAGCCTCATTGGCAGTTGTCGAAATTAATGGCTACTTTTCTACCGTGTGTCATTGATAGGTATTTTGAATACATCACTGACACACAGCGATAACAGAACTAAAAGCATTGCCTAGACTTTTTCAGGCTCTTCCATGCCTGTAGTCCATCCGATTATCGTGCGAATGGTGTTGCTTTTCATCTAGAATAGCTTTTGTTGTGACTTTGAGGCAGTATGAAATTACAACAGGGAATTAACTTCCTTCAAACGCTGTGCATTATGAAATAAGTAGTTACTTAAATACATTTAGTGGACACTAAAATAGGTACAACTAGCTGGTAATGCGTGGGAACCATTTCTGTGTGAGTGTCTCCGTACTGTATTTTAGGTGCATTTGTGCtgatatgaaaacaaaatattatgtattttaatatttatatgctAACTCGacttcatttgcggtatacggattaaaatgcaaagtattttcttgtcatagcagcgcaaatgcacataagtaCGCATTTGCGCTTTTACAAACGATCGATTGCCGCACACATCGttcttaaaggtgaatgcgtacttgcgtaccagttatgtgcacCCCTGCTAATAAGTGTATGCATAGAAAATGCTTTTcaatatatttatgtatatttatatatgactACAGTTAAGCGAGAAATAATTCTCCATTATTGTTTTTTGAGCATAATTTCTGGGGGCACAGAATTAGTTTGGTCGTAGACTTTTTGAAATGAAATAATCTGTGGTTAATTTGCAAATCTGGTGAGTATGCTGTTGAGTGCACTTTACTATCTTCTCTAATCTATCATCTAAAACAGATATACAAGTCTAATTGTGAGTGTTATTTTGTTgagttttctttcttcttcacAGGTTAAACACAGGTTTTATGGTGCTTCTGTGGAAATGGTTGACTTTATTGAAGTGCTCTGTCATACAAACAATTCAGATCCTTTCCCAATCTGGAAAAATGGAACTATAAGTCCGTGTTTTAACCAGCTTATCCTGAATTGCATATCACATTCTCTTCTTGCTCTCTCCAGTGCATGTTACTTGAGTACACCAAGGTAAGTCTCAGCTAagcaatatgttttttttttttcactgttgATAATTTTAAGTCATACACCTGTTTTTGAAAATATGCAATATTTTACCACGGTTTATATCTCTGAGCTACAGAGCTACAATCCAAGTTTTTATAATGTTTTTTACGCATGAGAAGTTGAGGTTTTACAGTTACTGATGTGATAAATATCATCTCTCTTTTCACTATACAGATGCAGACCTCTCTGTTCTCCTACCTTTTGCGGATGGGGCTGCAGGACATTTGTCTCATTTTTGATGGCAGCCCTGTTTGTATGCGATGTGGTTATAGTGGCTCTCCTTTCTCCAGTGACGATGTACCTTGACATTTTGGCTGATGGCTCTGCTATTATTGCGTGGTTTGTACATTTTGGGGTGCTAGTGGTTTTGCAGAAATCTGTTTACAGTGCTACTAGGGGTCCCCTCACATTACTAATTCTTGCCATCATGCCGCTGTTTGCACTCAGCATCTCCATGATTGCCTACTGCAAGGATCCCATGTATGTTGACCTCTCCCATCCCCTTAGGTTTACACGCCTAGTTCTGTTAGCTGCTCAGCTCTTCcttctgtttttatatttatttgcgTTTGCCATCCCTCCTAAAGGGGAACATACAGATCAGCTGTCAGTTAATGATTCTGATAGGGCGCCTCTCATTCCTGGAGAAGTTCAGATCGACCAGTATGGTCAGATTATAGGAGAAGATGGCTGCAGTTGGGTGTCCCGGATCTTTTATTTCTGGTTGAATCCTCTGATGAAGCGTGGTCAGCTAAAGGAAATAGAGAGACCTTCGGATGTCTACCAGTTACCCCGTTACCTGCAGACCAGAGTCATCTGCCAGAACTTTAACCGTTGTTGGAATCAATCCCGGCAGGAAATGTACGTAGATGAAGGGCAGATGAAGAGGCAGAGGAAGCCGATGACGAGGAGCCTAGCAGACATTCATGACGACCATTGTAAGGAAAGGACAGACCTTTGTGATGACTCTGAAGTCACACTTTTGCATGTTCTGCACAAGGCGTTCGGGACGAAGTATTACTTGCTAGGGCTGCTGAAGCTGGTTGGGAATATCCTGAGTTTTGCAGGACCACTGCTCCTCAGCAGCTTGGTGGGCTTCATGGAGACAAGTCAGGCACCGATTAGCCAAGGGCTGTGGTGCTCCCTGGGCCTCTTAACCAGCACCCTGCTTTCCGCTGTCTTTCGTAATATTTTTTCTTTCGAAGTGTCAAAGGTGTCACTTTCTGCCCGTGCTGCCGTCATATCAACTATTTATCGGAAAGCCTTGCGGGTGAGCAGTTCTACACTAGCCCATTTCACTCTGGGGGAAATTGTCAACTTCATGAGCACAGACACGGATCGCTTAATCAACTTCTTAAACAATTTTCATGATATTTGGAATCTGCCTCTGCAGTTTGCAATCACCCTGTACCTCTTCTACCTGCAAGTGGGGCTGGCCTTCCTTGCAGGATTAGGTTTTGCAGTGCTGCTTGTACCAGTTAATAAGGTCCTTGCCACCTGTATCATGAAGAACAACAAGTACATGCTGAAATACAAAGATAGCCGTGTTAAGGTATGTTTACGGTTTAAATGATATTCTGATTCTTAACTGTATTTTGACCATCAATACTTTTGTATTGCACGTTACGtgatataaataaattaaaatgctaTTGTTTCTATGTGGAAGTAAATGACAACATCAGCAAGCATACTTATTCATGTAAGGGTGTAGATTTGGTTTCAGTATTGGATGGGACTAAATCTGCCGCccaatccccccaccccctgaacACATGGTACTTCCTTAGTATTAGCAGGGATATGTCCATACCGTCCGTACCCAAATCGGTGCCCTTGGATTCATACTGATGTTGGATTGTTTTTTACCCAGAATAATCAGCTTCCCTTTGGAGTTTAAGGCACATTTTACAGAATACAAAATTTCATTAGCAACTGACTCAAAAGACAGTGATATGACTTTCTACATTAAGTGTTGTTTAAGTGAATCAAAAGAGATTTGCTGGCTCTTCACCATGCTCTTTCATTTGGGTGTTTATTTGAGGACAGCTCAGCAAGCACTTTAGTGCTTTTATCACAGCTAGACACATCATTTTTGTTTCAAGTCTGAAAAAATGTAGGTCATTAGTAaatcttgtttttatttattttagctcATGACGGAACTTCTGCTTGGGATGAGAGTCATCAAGTTCTACACTTGGGAGTTTCACTTCTCCCGTAAAATTGCAGATTACCGCAAACAGGAGCTGTCCCATCTCAAGGCCATTAAATACCTAGATGCTGTCTGCGTTTATACCTGGGCAGCCCTACCTGTGGTAATCTCCATCCTCACCTTTGTCACTTACGTGCTGCTAGGCAATGAACTCACTGCAGCTAAGGTAAGATATTTTGTGTCTATTTAAATATGTGGCCTAATTGACTTTGGTCTAATTAATGGctcatttaattttaattcgAAAACGGTTTTTGCATCACCATTTTGATGCATGAGAATTACATGTATTTTCTAGAGGtcagttttttaaattttaaattaagcataaaACACAGATTTAAGTCAATGGTAGAATATGCTTGAGCAAAGAAAAGTGCAGTTgtgtgcctttttttttttttacttaagtaCATGGGGATGTGGGAGGATAGGGCCCTGGGTTGGCACAATCCATGGAAACCCGCAACTTGTATGACAGACTCTACTGGTAGACAAACTGCGTTTGGCTTTAGTTTATATTGggcatattttttttactgttttacTTTTACTTTTACTTTAGAAATATTGCAGTATTTATCCCAAAATATTTAAAGCCAGTGTCCGACCAAAAtccgtgatgggttggtgccctatcTTGGCACAGAGGTGGATCAGCAGAGTTactcaaacaaaagaaaatctaTATTTTAGAAAGGCAAAGTAATCCAAAGCAGGTTGTTTAAGCAGTAGAAGAACCAGTTTTAAACAATAGAAGAACCAGTTTTAAACTATAGAAGGAAACAGTTTTATACAGAGGAATGAGGCAAAATTTTTCCTAGCAGCTGCAGAAAGTGTTTAGTCAAGGTTGTTGCCATTAAAAGAGGTTCCATTGCTTACTAAATACATTTCCATCTTTTACCTTGATTATTTCAAAGATTTGTTCAAGAGAAATATagcaagtaaaatgttacctttGTAattgggcagcatggtggttgtCTTGCCAAATTACTCTAAAGGATATATCTTGTATATCCAGAGTTTCTCTGGATAATAATATGGTTACCATAACAGCTAATTCACACCCATCAAAATTTTCAATCCTGAATACAAATCTTTTTCCAGATTTTAAAAGTGccaccttttctgtattgaattGTTCTCAATGTTCAGCTTGTGAAGCTCCATGATGTGACAGTCTTGGTATCTTTTCTCAAGTACTGGGCCTGTAaattatctatctgtctgtcctgtcctgtcctgtcctgtccgtgattttgcttttttattctaCATGTCCATTTTTCTTGCAGGTTTTCACAACACTTGCTCTAGTAGGCATGCTTATTTTGCCTCTAAACAACTTTCCTTGGATACTGAACAGTACTGTTGAAGCCAAGGTGTCATTAGATCGTATCCAGCGCTTCCTAAGGCTTTGTGATCAAGACCTGGATGTCTATTACTCTTCTGGTACTCTACTTTTCCGGCCTTTATATATCCTTGAGTTAACTTAAGTTTTTCTTTGTGTTTATGGTTGTTTTTACTCTTTGTGAAGATGCACCTGAGGATCCCCAAACTGCTGTCCAAATGAAAAACTGCACCTTTTCCTGGCATGACTCTGAATTTAGGGACCTTCCCAATTACATTGGAACAAGAGGATCATCCCCAAATAGCAATCAGTTGCTTCAGAGTATCAACATCACTATAAAAAAGGTAATCTGATACCTAAAGGCGTCAGAAAGATTCAGTATAATCAGTGGGTAAATGCAATTAGTTTATGTTTTTTCCCCAGACATTATATTGAGGTggcatttaatttttaaaatctaGTTTAATTGGTTAAATTACTTGATGAGTATTGATTAGACAAAAATGTTATGCTGatcaaaaaatacatttgtgtagTGGATGGTTCCTGCAAAtcctggggtgactttaggagagattttgaaatggttaAACTGATGCAGTTTAACAGACATGATATCATGGTTTTACATCGAAGACTTTTGCGATATGGTAACTGTATATCAAGTGAATTATTGCACAAgtctaatttttattgattgtcGCCCCATGTAGGACCTTCTTATTTTGTAAATAAGCAGTTAAGCCCTGGATCAGTGTCTGATACTGATTCATACTCTTTTGCTATTTACCAGGGCTCCCTTGTCGCTGTGGTAGGGAAAGTCGGCTGTGGAAAGAGCACACTCTTAGCTGCCATCGTGGGGGAGCTCACCCGGTAACATTTCAAAGTGTAGCACAATATTTTTGAAACCACTATAGTATGACTCTTTTATTTGTGAGttatttatttgcaaaaaaatgtatcCTGCAAAGGTGTGGGGGTGCGGTATATGTTGAAGGACGAGAAAATGGCTTTGCCATAGCTGCTCAGGAGCCATGGATTCAGCACGGATCAGTACGTGACAACATCTTGTTTGGCAAGGAATTCCGCAGCCGTTTGTACCAAGCTGTGCTGGAGGCCTGTGCACTTAGCGAAGATCTCAGTGTGAGCTCATCTTTTTCAGTTCACTGATTCCTGCCTCTCATGACTTTGTCTTTTGTAATTTTTTATGAAAGGAAGGGAAGTTTAATACTATGTATAACCTGTTATATTTGACCATTATATTTTACAGGGAGACTTGGGGATGTTGCTTTATGGATTTCATTATGCTCATGTATAAATACCTGATATTTCTGTATAATGCTTAATTCTGCTAGACTGCCTGACTGTTGTAATTATAAAACAGTGACTTCAATTGGTTACACTTTACATTGTGGGCCTTCATAAtgaatttataatgcattcatagaccaTTAATAAGTTGCATGTAAGAATAATACCTTCATGTGACAGTGCACTTAATGTTGTATGAATGCAttctaaatgcattatgaatgtgcacttaatgtaaatcATTACCAATGTTTGTTATTAGCATATTGTCatgtattaatataatattgtttttttcacTGACATTATGAACGCAATGCTTTAAGACATGTTAAGATATGCTTacgtgctgcttatgaatgcataatgaatgtgaAGGTACCTTTAATGTAAAGCCTTACCCCTGGATTATATTTGTATGCAGATTTTGCCCAGTGGGGACCTGACTGAGGTGGGGGAGAATGGAGTGACACTCAGTGGGGGGCAGAAGGCACGGCTGGCGCTGGCTAGGGCCATATACATGGTACAAAACCAAATACCCATCAGGCCTTATTAAATGGCATGAGGCTGTTGTATTGATCGGGCAGCTTTTTCCCCCCTGGTATAAGAATGCATGCAATGTTTTTCACTTTTGTATTGCAAAATATATGTCATCATGTTCAAGGGGTACATTCTGTGGACTATCTTCCATATCATACCACATAATATTGCATTGATATAACTAATTTTTTTCTGCTGCAGAAAGCAGATAGGTGAATGTATAAACTATTTTGAATAAAGGTTTGGTTAATTAAAAACCTGCTTAAAAGTTTAATTAAATTCTTGAAAGAAGAAAAGGAgaaa encodes:
- the abcc10 gene encoding ATP-binding cassette sub-family C member 10, whose protein sequence is MVDFIEVLCHTNNSDPFPIWKNGTISPCFNQLILNCISHSLLALSSACYLSTPRCRPLCSPTFCGWGCRTFVSFLMAALFVCDVVIVALLSPVTMYLDILADGSAIIAWFVHFGVLVVLQKSVYSATRGPLTLLILAIMPLFALSISMIAYCKDPMYVDLSHPLRFTRLVLLAAQLFLLFLYLFAFAIPPKGEHTDQLSVNDSDRAPLIPGEVQIDQYGQIIGEDGCSWVSRIFYFWLNPLMKRGQLKEIERPSDVYQLPRYLQTRVICQNFNRCWNQSRQEMYVDEGQMKRQRKPMTRSLADIHDDHCKERTDLCDDSEVTLLHVLHKAFGTKYYLLGLLKLVGNILSFAGPLLLSSLVGFMETSQAPISQGLWCSLGLLTSTLLSAVFRNIFSFEVSKVSLSARAAVISTIYRKALRVSSSTLAHFTLGEIVNFMSTDTDRLINFLNNFHDIWNLPLQFAITLYLFYLQVGLAFLAGLGFAVLLVPVNKVLATCIMKNNKYMLKYKDSRVKLMTELLLGMRVIKFYTWEFHFSRKIADYRKQELSHLKAIKYLDAVCVYTWAALPVVISILTFVTYVLLGNELTAAKVFTTLALVGMLILPLNNFPWILNSTVEAKVSLDRIQRFLRLCDQDLDVYYSSDAPEDPQTAVQMKNCTFSWHDSEFRDLPNYIGTRGSSPNSNQLLQSINITIKKGSLVAVVGKVGCGKSTLLAAIVGELTRCGGAVYVEGRENGFAIAAQEPWIQHGSVRDNILFGKEFRSRLYQAVLEACALSEDLSILPSGDLTEVGENGVTLSGGQKARLALARAIYMEKDIYLLDDPLAAVDADVAKHLLEKCILGILKHKTRIICTHRIEFLHKADAVVLMDNGTVVKIGSPEEILPLVEAVPKDWNKSVNKKQKDELELEQQQVLEESPEQSPLIHSMVDEEQKQTGVVTWKVYHSYWLAIGGCLAFLIVFFLFLMQASKNVSDWWLAHWISSLKNSSAASHNSMFLSSFSPSLAASPRMMYTAIITDPSAHANITGELRFYLTVYVSIAAANSVFTVIRAFVFAYGTIRAATVIHTRLLDRVLKSTVTFFDSTPLGRIINRFSSDLYSVDDTLPFILNILLANIFGLLGMLVMISYGLPWILLLLLPLAALYYKIQNFYRHTSRELKRLYSITLSPIYSHFSETLTGLCTIRASGSTYRFQEENANRLEMNQRCLFASNAAMQWLDIRLQMIGVLVVTGLSVIAIIQHQMKSVDSGLVGLSLSYALSITGLLSGLIASFTQVETQMVSVERTEEYSTSTPMEPQQGGLEVPPSWPEHGQVEFRQVVLVYRPGLPNALDRLTVVIQPGEKVGVVGRTGSGKSSMFLALFRMMELSGGQILVDGVDISHVGLRQLRSQLAIIPQDPFLFSGTVRENLDPCGRHSEAELIDVLEQCHLLQAVERMGGLDTEVGEKGKSLSLGQRQLLCLARALLTQAKVLCIDEATASVDQKTDKLLQQTIRLKFKDRTVLTIAHRINTILDSDKVLVIHAGKAVEFDTPDALCHREDSFLNRLIHVQPE